From one Nitrospiria bacterium genomic stretch:
- the radC gene encoding DNA repair protein RadC: MKIPKGFTHKNPHGMRNWPVNERPRERLIKEGPEILSDAHLLAVILRTGTRGNSAVDLSRIMLKKTGGIGPLGLLEISELSLIPGIGPAKAAQIKAVFELSRRIHSFPPPKRGKILSSKDLFRMYSSFFKNKKKEIFKAVLLNGKHQIIKDFIISQGSLNSSIVHPREAFNPAIRESAAAVVFMHNHPSGDPSPSSQDLETTHRLVKVGDLIGIKVLDHIIIGDGKYVSLNDRRLLKDGRG, encoded by the coding sequence ATGAAGATCCCCAAAGGTTTCACCCATAAAAATCCTCATGGGATGAGGAATTGGCCGGTCAATGAGCGCCCCAGGGAAAGATTGATCAAGGAGGGGCCAGAAATTTTATCCGATGCCCACTTGCTAGCTGTGATCCTAAGAACGGGGACACGGGGAAATAGCGCCGTTGATCTTTCTCGGATTATGTTAAAGAAAACCGGGGGAATTGGTCCTTTGGGGCTATTAGAAATATCCGAACTTAGTTTAATTCCTGGAATCGGACCTGCCAAAGCGGCCCAAATTAAAGCTGTTTTTGAATTGAGCAGGAGAATTCATTCTTTCCCTCCCCCGAAGAGGGGAAAGATCCTTTCTAGCAAAGACCTTTTCCGGATGTATAGTTCTTTTTTTAAAAATAAAAAAAAAGAAATTTTTAAAGCGGTGTTATTAAATGGAAAACATCAAATTATAAAGGATTTCATTATTTCTCAAGGGAGTTTAAATTCAAGTATTGTCCATCCTAGGGAGGCTTTTAATCCCGCGATTCGTGAATCAGCCGCGGCGGTTGTTTTTATGCATAATCACCCCAGCGGAGATCCTTCTCCAAGTTCCCAGGATCTTGAGACAACCCATCGGTTGGTCAAAGTGGGGGACCTGATTGGGATTAAGGTGTTAGATCATATCATTATCGGAGATGGAAAATATGTAAGCCTGAACGATCGAAGGCTTTTAAAAGATGGGAGAGGCTAA